TACCATGGAAAGCAGCGTCTGAAAAGCTTGCTATTGCATTGGGTGTCACAATCGAGGAATTATTCCCAAACAATCTTAGGGGAGGTAAAAATTGCTAAACAAAAATAGAACGTCTTTAAAGCTGGGAAACAAGAAAGTAGGCTACTTTGAAGGTGATAAATTCATCAAACCCGTAATCGGCTCAAAGCATCTGCTGAAATTTCCTTACCAAGCTTGGGCAATTGATGCCAAAGTATTTGACGATGAAATTAAACCTAACGCCAATTATTTTATTGTAAGAGATAGGGAGTCGGGGCTTGAATATAGTTGTACGGTAAAGGACTTCGACAATTTAAAGCGAACCATTAACAGAGGGTATGGTAAGCAGTACAGTCTATCTCTAAAACATTGGAAAATAGCAGCTATGGAAGACGCTGAAGCTTCCAGTAACGCAACATAGAGTAGTGCAGCACCCGTTTTAGTAGTTGGAGGTGCTGTGTAAAAATGGTATTAGACAGAAGGAAAAGGCTGATGGAGGAGGGTATGACTCGCCATGATATTTCAGGAGCCTACTTATTTAATCAATTCAAGTGAGTTGTAATAGATGGTCATACCTATTCGATGGTCTTAAGGAGGAAAATATGATTCAGGGCATAGAAAATTATATAAATTTAACAGATACCAAGAATGAATGGGCAAAATTTCTAAATGGCTTTGAATGGCATTGGTTCTTTACTCTCACATTTGATAAAAAGGTAAGTGATGACTTGGCATACAAGCAATTCTTTAGGTGGAAGAATTGGATAAAGAGTTCAGTAGGACACAGAATTTTCTATCTAATTATTCCTGAGCGTCCCAAGTATAAGGGAGATAATACTCATATTCATGGATTTCTTAATGGTGTTGAAAATGAGAAACCCTACATATGGAGAAGGAAATGGGAGGCAATGGCAGGCTTTTCTCGGATTCAACCCTATGATAGTTCAAGGGGTGCAAGCTATTATCTAGCGGATAAAATTGTATTTAAAGAAGAGGATATTTATCATAGCAAAGACCTAAATATGATAAAGATAAATACACTCAATTAAATCCATTATATATATCAATATGATTATTACTACAAACATCAATATTTATTTCTTTTACTTTTACTTTTCCTTATGCCCCTTTTTTATTTTTGCCCCAAATATGAATTAAATATAAATATCTACAATTAATTGCATAAAATTGGGGCATAGGGAAAAAATCACATATAAAATTCAAATAGAAAGTCAGGAGGAATCAGTAAGTAAAATGAGTACAATAATTTCAAAACCTACGACAATTCAAATTAGCATGCTTGGGACACATGCCTTTTGTGAATATAGGATATATCTTGAGCTTGTTATGGGTTTTAAAGCACGAGGTACACCAGAAATGCTTGAAGGCACAAAAGCACACTCAAGGATAAATACGATGGCTTTCTTAACGAGAGATTCAAATATTAGCATTGAGGATGCGTTGCTCCAAGCAGAGTCAGACGGAAGAGAAATAACAAAAAGGAACGTACGGGTAACAGGTAAGATACTACGTGGGAATATCGATGAAATTCACATTGGGCCAAAAGAAATTACGATTATAGATGATAAAAAATGGGCAGAGCATTATCCATCATATAAAAATCAAGTCTTTGGCTATTGCCTTGCGTTTAAAGAACAATACAACCCAAAGCAGCCGATATACGGTGCCATAAAGAATTATCAGTCTGGAAAGGAAGTCTGGAAAAAACAATTTTCAGTTTTGGAAGAGGAATATATAAACGGCATTGTTCAAAGAATACTGGGGATA
This genomic window from Dehalococcoidia bacterium contains:
- a CDS encoding Dna2/Cas4 domain-containing protein, with amino-acid sequence MSTIISKPTTIQISMLGTHAFCEYRIYLELVMGFKARGTPEMLEGTKAHSRINTMAFLTRDSNISIEDALLQAESDGREITKRNVRVTGKILRGNIDEIHIGPKEITIIDDKKWAEHYPSYKNQVFGYCLAFKEQYNPKQPIYGAIKNYQSGKEVWKKQFSVLEEEYINGIVQRILGIIREDITPKPIGVREVCWQCGFKNYCNVRTR